One segment of Triticum aestivum cultivar Chinese Spring chromosome 2A, IWGSC CS RefSeq v2.1, whole genome shotgun sequence DNA contains the following:
- the LOC123184202 gene encoding bisdemethoxycurcumin synthase-like, with amino-acid sequence MTSESWSPKVSEIRCAQRKEGSAAVLAIGTANPANQVSQEEYPDYYFRVTKSEHLTDRKDTFKIICGLTGLENRFFYHSEELLNSHPELLDRTSPSLEARQDIVAKAAPQLAASAARKAIAKWGRPATDITHVVVSTNDVGAPSVDVFLVSLLGLRTNVRRTMLQLTGCSAGCATLRLAKDLAENNHGARVLVACVELSIAGLCSPGEGESLDALITHALFGDGAGVVIIGADPVHPVEQALFELVSVSQTVVPRTEHMLTLRMGSYGNHGKVSTKLTQVVAQNIEQCLMEAFGPTGLIVDWNDLFWAVHPGSRLMLDQIDETLKLAPTKLAASRTILQNYGNMFSATVIFVLDELRRRMEEGEPADWGAMVGFGPGFTMETVVLRATGFLKKS; translated from the exons ATGACCTCAGAAAGCTGGTCACCGAAGGTCAGCGAGATCCGGTGTGCGCAGCGTAAGGAAGGCTCCGCCGCCGTGCTGGCTATTGGAACCGCAAACCCAGCCAACCAAGTGTCCCAGGAAGAGTACCCTGACTACTATTTCCGTGTTACCAAGAGCGAGCACCTTACTGACCGCAAAGACACATTCAAGATAATAT GTGGTCTAACGGGCCTGGAGAATCGTTTCTTTTACCACTCGGAGGAACTACTCAACTCCCACCCAGAGTTGCTGGACCGCACGTCGCCTTCCCTCGAGGCTCGGCAGGATATCGTGGCCAAGGCTGCTCCACAGCTGGCGGCATCAGCCGCAAGGAAGGCCATCGCAAAGTGGGGCCGTCCGGCCACTGACATCACCCACGTCGTAGTCAGCACCAACGATGTCGGCGCCCCAAGCGTCGACGTATTCTTGGTTTCACTCCTTGGCCTTCGCACCAACGTCCGCCGTACGATGCTCCAGCTTACCGGCTGCTCTGCCGGGTGTGCAACATTGCGCCTGGCCAAGGACCTCGCTGAGAACAACCATGGCGCACGTGTCCTCGTTGCATGTGTGGAGCTCTCCATTGCTGGCCTCTGTAGCCCCGGCGAAGGCGAGAGCTTAGACGCCCTCATTACTCATGCACTGTTCGGTGATGGGGCCGGTGTGGTTATCATCGGCGCGGATCCCGTTCACCCGGTCGAGCAGGCGTTGTTTGAGTTGGTGTCAGTTTCCCAGACCGTCGTTCCCAGAACCGAGCATATGCTCACCCTgaggatggggagctacggcaaTCATGGCAAAGTTTCCACCAAACTGACCCAAGTGGTGGCACaaaacatcgaacaatgtctgatGGAAGCATTTGGTCCAACTGGCTTGATCGTCGACTGGAATGACCTCTTCTGGGCAGTGCACCCCGGCAGCCGTTTGATGTTGGACCAAATTGATGAGACCCTCAAGTTGGCGCCCACAAAGCTAGCAGCAAGCCGAACAATTCTACAAAACTACGGGAACATGTTCAGTGCCACCGTGATCTTCGTCCTTGATGAGCTCCGGCGCCGAATGGAGGAAGGAGAACCAGCAGACTGGGGGGCCATGGTGGGATTTGGACCAGGTTTCACCATGGAGACGGTGGTGCTGCGCGCAACTGGCTTTTTAAAGAAAAGTTAG